Sequence from the Gloeocapsopsis dulcis genome:
CACTTACCAGTGTGATGCAGGGAGTCATTAACAATGGTACTGGTAGAGCAGCACAACTCGATCGCCAAGCAGCTGGTAAAACAGGAACGACATCTTCAGAACGCGACATTTGGTTTGTCGGTTATGTACCACAGCTAGCAACTGCGGTTTGGGTAGGAAACGATAACTATCGACCCTTAGGTAAAGGATCGACTGGTGGTGGTTTTGTTGCACCCGTATGGCGTGACTTTATGCAAAAAGCTTTAAAAGATCAAAGAGTCGAGTACTTCCGTTCTCCTTCTCAATTTCAGCGCCCTAGCAGCAGCTAGTGGAATTAAATGATTCCCAAAGCTCAAACAGTAAAAAAAAGGGGCTAAAAACTCGCTCCTAGCCCCTTATTATGGCTGTTTATCGATTTCCGCTTTCATCCGTTCTAGTGTCAGATTCATTTGGTCAAACATCTGCTGTGGAGTCATTCCAAACTGTCCTAACTGCGTTTGTAGTTGCTGAGCAGTCATTTGAGCCATAAAGTCCTCTGATAGTTCAAAGCGCTTCATAAAAATACGATAGCGCTCCATCAGAGTTTCCATTTGATCAATAAACATTTTTTTGCCTTCGCGGTCAAACTTGCCGTAGTTTTGACCAAGTTTGATTAAGGCTTGGTAATCCTCAAAAAGCTGCCTAGCTTCTTGTTGCACTATTTCAGAGTCAAAAAATCCCATGGCACTTATGTTCAACTGAGTGTTTTCACTCAGGAGACTTTACTGTTGCATTTGGTATCATTCTAGTCTAAACTCAAAAGCTACAATTAATCGTATTCTTGGCGAAATTTCACGACTTGACAAAAAGCTAATCTTTACTAGCGCACTGAATTTGAGGTGGTTTGAGCCGAAAGCTTGACTTTTAGAACAGCTACGTAAAGGCGATCGCAACTAATACCAGTTTTCTAAGTTCCGACTATATCAAAGCCAAAAAGCCAGACCATATCTGACTTTTTACGAATTAGTGTAACTCTACTTTTTGTGTGTTAAAACAATCAATATTTATCATAGAGAAGAGAGCTATCAGATATTGCTGAGTTGCACTGTCTGAATACAACGTTCCAGCGTTTTCTTCTCAAACAATGAGTGTGGCTACAGTGGAGTGGAACTGAGGATGTTAAGTAAACTGAAAAGTAGAAAAGTTGCCGCACTTTTGGCTTTCACTGGAACAGTAATACCGATCGCCGGTTTACATAAGTTCTATTTAGGACAACCACTGTGGGGCGTGTTGTATTTATTACTATCATGGACACCGATTCCGCGCGTCGCGAGTGCGATTGAAGGAGTTTGGTATTTAGCCCAAGATTCAGAGGAATTTGACCGGAATTTTAATGGTGCGGAAGGCAATGTGGAAGTTTTTGCAGCTACACCAAATCAAGCTGCAACTTCTAACCGTGTCAGTGCGATCGCTGATGCATTACGTCAACTCGATGATTTACGTCAAGATGGACTGATTTCTGAGTATGAATTTGAGCAAAAACGCCGCCAATTGTTGAATAAAATTGTTTGAATAGAAATAGGCTCCACAGACAAAAACCTAACTCCACAATGCTTCAGAACTGGTTGCAGTCTCAGACAATCCGAACCAAGCTGCTCAATGACCCATACTACCGGATGGAGTCGCTAGCTGAAATTGCGATCGCCGCCGCGTTAGGTATCCGCATCGATGTCAATCAAGCAAGTGTCGATGATTGGCTCAGATTACCAGGAATCTCAATTCATCAAGCGCGATCGCTTGTAGAACTACGCCGCAGTGGTGTTCAACTTTACTGTATTGAAGATATTGCCGCTGCCTTAAATATGCCGTTACAACGACTGAAGCCTTTAGAAGTTGTGCTGAAGTTTTGTTACTACGACGAAGAATGTTATCTACAACCGCTAGTTAATCCCAATACAGCTACAGTAGAAATGCTGGCACAAATTCCAGTCATTAATCCAACTTTAGCGGCAGCCATCGTACAAAATCGAACATCACTTGGACCATATCGCAATCTTGTGGACTTGCAACGGCGCTTGTCCCTGGCAGGGGTAACAATTAGCAAATTGATGCACTATCTGTGTTTTTGATATTACACAAATCCACTGCGCTTCAAAGGCCAAAAACGAAAACAAGCGCGTCCAATAATATTTTCTTTTGGTAAAAAACCCCAAACGTGAGAATCGTTACTATCGTTGCGGTTGTCCCCCATTACAAAAAACTCATTTTCCGCCACCTGCTGCGGTCCCCATCGATAGGTGGGAGGTTCGGCAATGTAATCTTCCGTTAAAGGTTGATTGTTGAGATAGACCTTACCATTAGCTACAGCTACGATATCACCAGGTTCACCGATAACACGTTTAATAAACGCTTGATCTTTGGCATAACCCAT
This genomic interval carries:
- a CDS encoding DUF1825 family protein: MGFFDSEIVQQEARQLFEDYQALIKLGQNYGKFDREGKKMFIDQMETLMERYRIFMKRFELSEDFMAQMTAQQLQTQLGQFGMTPQQMFDQMNLTLERMKAEIDKQP
- a CDS encoding NINE protein is translated as MLSKLKSRKVAALLAFTGTVIPIAGLHKFYLGQPLWGVLYLLLSWTPIPRVASAIEGVWYLAQDSEEFDRNFNGAEGNVEVFAATPNQAATSNRVSAIADALRQLDDLRQDGLISEYEFEQKRRQLLNKIV
- a CDS encoding ComEA family DNA-binding protein, producing the protein MLQNWLQSQTIRTKLLNDPYYRMESLAEIAIAAALGIRIDVNQASVDDWLRLPGISIHQARSLVELRRSGVQLYCIEDIAAALNMPLQRLKPLEVVLKFCYYDEECYLQPLVNPNTATVEMLAQIPVINPTLAAAIVQNRTSLGPYRNLVDLQRRLSLAGVTISKLMHYLCF
- the lepB gene encoding signal peptidase I; protein product: MTSKESNSPESSWLRVWHSQKENLILILIALVLAFFIRTFVAEPRYIPSDSMLPTLHMGDRLVVEKVSYWLHPPMTGDIIVFEPPPKLQTMGYAKDQAFIKRVIGEPGDIVAVANGKVYLNNQPLTEDYIAEPPTYRWGPQQVAENEFFVMGDNRNDSNDSHVWGFLPKENIIGRACFRFWPLKRSGFV